From a region of the Neobacillus niacini genome:
- a CDS encoding LTA synthase family protein — protein sequence MNKQSYHQFSILIIVNTILSFLVLFSYKIFIEDNKINDFFLWIQFDTKRFAMYLFTIFLAFIFTAKIQLKIYNKLKEKNNWILVLLKYLMLFLILLGASIFINFYFQYFQTLKDPLLTHQWIGEHIKPFFAGVFYLLIIYMFMFVLVGNIYISSFITSLVLLIIGFIHYNKLNLRGEPLYPADYTQINHLKDVIPMVKEYISINQVIFLVIIVCVVGIISVFLPKLRIALWVRGLILVVAITMIYSYTYFPNTFMKSFVEKNNIEIVKWNQTYNYQTNGFLFGFVSNLHVEGFEEPEGYTKQKVEETARKYLKSANNSSETGKKPNIIYLMSETFWDPTKLNISFSEDPIKNVRELMTKHTSGQILSSNFGGGTANVEFEALTGFTMSFLNEGAIPYQDLVPQKKFIPTLVSDLENKGYESLAIHPGSKVFYKRNLVYQTLGFNEFLDEGTMKHTEKTGGALINDESFTQEIVDNIKNQEKPMFIHGVSIQNHMPYNEKNYPDYPIDVSGLHPDSISQVKVYTEGLRRSDLAFKYLVDQLEEIGEPTVVVFWGDHLPVLGGDYSIYKEAGYHDEDPKIRELKYYETPLLIYSNFETAKYDLNTISPYYLAPVVYDMIGQEKPGFYHLLDQVRSEIPAMKGITKLGSDQELITKLTKEQEQLLEDYKLIQYDLLAGNQYSMELLFSK from the coding sequence ATGAATAAACAGTCCTATCATCAATTTAGTATATTAATAATTGTAAATACAATTTTGTCTTTCTTGGTGTTATTTAGTTATAAAATCTTTATTGAAGATAATAAAATAAATGATTTTTTCCTCTGGATTCAGTTTGACACCAAAAGGTTTGCCATGTATTTATTTACTATTTTTCTTGCCTTTATTTTCACAGCTAAAATACAACTTAAGATTTATAACAAGTTAAAGGAAAAGAATAATTGGATTTTGGTATTATTAAAATATTTAATGCTCTTTCTTATTTTGTTGGGTGCTTCAATTTTTATAAACTTTTACTTCCAATACTTCCAAACATTAAAAGACCCACTGTTAACACACCAATGGATTGGGGAGCATATCAAGCCTTTTTTTGCTGGAGTGTTTTATTTACTGATCATATACATGTTTATGTTTGTTTTGGTTGGAAATATCTATATTAGTTCTTTCATTACCAGTTTAGTGTTATTAATAATTGGGTTTATCCATTACAATAAGCTGAACCTAAGGGGAGAGCCTCTATATCCAGCTGACTATACTCAAATTAATCATTTAAAAGATGTAATACCAATGGTTAAAGAATATATTTCAATTAACCAAGTTATTTTCCTTGTTATAATTGTGTGTGTTGTTGGAATTATATCAGTCTTTCTGCCTAAATTAAGAATTGCTCTATGGGTGAGAGGATTAATTCTTGTTGTGGCCATAACTATGATTTATTCATATACTTATTTCCCTAATACTTTTATGAAATCATTTGTCGAAAAAAACAACATCGAAATCGTAAAGTGGAACCAAACTTATAACTATCAAACAAATGGCTTTTTATTTGGTTTTGTTTCAAATTTACATGTTGAAGGATTTGAAGAACCAGAGGGATATACGAAACAAAAGGTTGAAGAGACGGCTCGAAAATACTTAAAGAGCGCTAACAACTCTAGTGAAACTGGAAAGAAGCCTAACATTATTTATTTAATGAGTGAAACATTCTGGGATCCGACAAAATTAAATATTTCTTTCAGTGAAGATCCAATTAAAAATGTACGTGAATTAATGACAAAACATACATCTGGCCAAATTCTATCCTCAAACTTCGGTGGAGGAACAGCTAATGTTGAATTTGAAGCGTTAACTGGATTTACCATGTCATTCTTAAATGAAGGAGCAATCCCTTATCAAGATTTAGTCCCACAAAAAAAGTTTATTCCAACGTTAGTAAGTGATTTGGAGAATAAAGGATACGAATCCTTGGCCATTCACCCAGGCAGTAAGGTTTTTTATAAACGAAATCTTGTCTATCAAACGTTAGGGTTTAATGAATTTTTGGATGAAGGCACTATGAAGCATACAGAGAAAACGGGCGGCGCACTTATAAATGATGAATCATTTACACAAGAAATAGTAGACAATATTAAAAATCAGGAAAAACCAATGTTCATTCATGGGGTATCGATTCAAAATCATATGCCTTACAATGAAAAAAATTATCCTGATTATCCAATTGATGTTTCAGGTCTACACCCAGATTCAATCTCGCAGGTTAAAGTATATACTGAAGGACTAAGAAGATCAGATTTAGCTTTTAAATATTTAGTAGATCAATTAGAAGAAATAGGCGAGCCTACAGTTGTGGTTTTTTGGGGTGATCATTTACCGGTTCTGGGAGGGGATTACTCTATTTATAAAGAAGCGGGTTATCATGATGAAGACCCAAAGATTAGAGAATTAAAATATTATGAAACACCTCTTTTAATTTACTCTAACTTTGAAACGGCAAAATATGACCTCAACACCATTAGTCCCTATTATTTAGCTCCTGTTGTTTACGATATGATTGGTCAGGAAAAACCAGGCTTTTATCACTTACTTGATCAAGTTAGAAGTGAAATACCCGCAATGAAAGGTATCACCAAACTCGGAAGTGATCAAGAATTAATAACGAAACTGACAAAAGAGCAGGAACAGCTATTGGAAGACTATAAGCTGATTCAATATGACTTATTAGCAGGTAATCAATATAGTATGGAATTGTTGTTTTCTAAGTAA
- a CDS encoding glycosyltransferase family 2 protein, protein MNPKISIIVPVFNVENYIHDCIKSILNQSFIDFEVILVNDGSSDQSGQICDEYAKKDKRIAVIHKENGGQSSARNRGIDIAKGDYIGFIDSDDWIDFDMYKILYEKAIEMEADISACNIVEYQKDSSKRLFCLDLTDRIFDREAAIGEIYLNERLTFSPCNKIYKRELFNGLRFKEGYILEDMDFAYKIIHRSNKIFYTGKPLYNYRYNDKSTLRKTFSKKRIDEYQVRKDMYTFYLENYPEHANEVYAELVLKGLELYINVEKYFRNEKKQYKYLIAVDRKKLKSVVSKNDYNKKKKILLMIGLISPELLVKVYRFYWDKIKHEL, encoded by the coding sequence ATGAATCCTAAAATTAGCATTATTGTACCCGTGTTCAATGTTGAAAATTATATTCATGATTGTATCAAAAGTATTCTTAACCAGTCCTTTATAGATTTTGAAGTTATTTTAGTTAACGATGGGTCTAGTGACCAAAGTGGGCAAATTTGTGATGAATATGCAAAGAAGGATAAGAGAATAGCTGTAATACATAAAGAAAACGGCGGTCAATCTTCGGCAAGAAACAGAGGAATCGATATCGCTAAGGGAGATTATATTGGGTTCATTGATAGCGATGATTGGATAGACTTTGATATGTACAAAATTTTGTATGAAAAAGCAATAGAAATGGAAGCAGATATAAGTGCATGTAATATTGTTGAATATCAAAAGGACTCTTCAAAACGCCTTTTTTGTCTTGATTTGACCGATCGTATATTTGACCGAGAAGCTGCAATCGGTGAAATCTATTTAAATGAGAGACTTACCTTTAGTCCATGTAATAAAATATATAAACGGGAATTATTCAATGGGTTACGCTTTAAAGAAGGATATATTTTAGAAGATATGGATTTTGCTTATAAAATCATACATCGTTCTAATAAAATTTTTTACACAGGGAAGCCATTATACAATTATCGATATAATGATAAAAGCACGTTACGGAAGACCTTTTCCAAAAAGCGTATAGATGAATATCAAGTTAGAAAGGATATGTATACCTTTTACCTTGAAAATTATCCAGAGCACGCTAATGAGGTATATGCCGAATTGGTGTTAAAGGGATTAGAGTTATATATCAATGTAGAGAAGTATTTTAGAAATGAAAAGAAGCAATATAAATATTTAATTGCTGTAGACCGGAAAAAATTAAAATCAGTAGTATCGAAAAATGATTATAATAAGAAGAAAAAAATTCTATTAATGATCGGCCTTATTTCGCCCGAACTGTTAGTAAAAGTATACCGTTTTTATTGGGATAAAATTAAGCATGAGTTATAA
- a CDS encoding GtrA family protein: MEKRNEIVMYLLFGVLTTVINILCYVFLREYLHIKYILSTTIAWLISVVFAFLTNKKYVFKSNFTELNAVIQEFFSFTFFRVVSLGMDLGIMVVLVEIIKIDDFIAKIAANIVVVIMNYIVSKYVVFRTKRVNE, encoded by the coding sequence ATGGAAAAAAGAAATGAGATTGTTATGTATCTCTTATTTGGTGTACTTACAACTGTTATCAATATTCTATGCTACGTTTTCCTTAGAGAATATCTACATATTAAATATATCTTATCAACAACAATTGCCTGGCTCATATCAGTGGTTTTTGCCTTTTTAACAAATAAAAAATATGTTTTTAAAAGTAATTTCACCGAATTAAATGCCGTCATACAAGAGTTTTTTTCATTTACCTTTTTTCGAGTGGTTTCGTTGGGGATGGATCTCGGCATTATGGTCGTGTTAGTAGAAATAATTAAAATTGATGATTTTATTGCTAAAATAGCTGCGAATATAGTTGTGGTAATTATGAACTATATTGTAAGCAAATATGTAGTTTTTAGGACGAAACGAGTCAATGAATAA
- a CDS encoding glycosyltransferase family 2 protein yields MIGKKKVTILVPAYNEEDVLQQLYSRLINVFNTLPLYKFELLFINDGSTDETLPKIKLLREMDNRVSYVNLSRNFGKETAMIAGLDYAEGDAVIIIDADLQDPPELIPEMIHYWENGYDDVYAKRNSRSGETWIKKTTATAFYRLLEKVARVPIQRDTGDFRLLDRRCVDALRQLRETQRYTKGMFSWIGFNKKEILFDRDPRAAGETKWNYFKLFDLAIEGITSFTTTPLRISALFGCIVSFCAFIYMIWIIAKTMLFGEPVAGYPSLMTVILFLGGIQLISLGILGEYIGRIFNETKNRPLYFVDEYNNVKINNFDTNKLQAVSKE; encoded by the coding sequence GTGATTGGGAAAAAGAAAGTGACCATTCTAGTACCAGCGTATAACGAAGAAGACGTGTTGCAACAATTATATTCAAGATTGATAAATGTTTTTAATACATTGCCTTTATATAAATTTGAATTACTATTTATTAACGATGGAAGCACGGATGAAACTTTACCGAAAATCAAATTATTAAGAGAAATGGATAATAGAGTTTCATATGTCAATCTTTCTCGTAATTTTGGCAAAGAAACAGCCATGATTGCAGGTCTTGACTATGCTGAAGGTGATGCTGTAATCATTATAGATGCTGACCTACAGGATCCTCCTGAATTAATCCCTGAAATGATTCACTATTGGGAAAATGGATACGATGATGTTTATGCGAAAAGGAACTCTAGATCCGGGGAAACTTGGATAAAGAAGACGACTGCGACAGCTTTTTATAGGTTATTAGAAAAAGTTGCAAGAGTGCCGATTCAAAGGGATACAGGGGACTTTAGGCTGCTGGATCGTCGGTGTGTTGATGCTTTAAGGCAATTAAGAGAGACTCAGAGATATACAAAAGGAATGTTTAGCTGGATAGGGTTTAATAAAAAGGAGATTTTATTCGATAGGGACCCGCGTGCAGCTGGAGAAACGAAGTGGAATTATTTTAAACTATTTGATTTAGCCATTGAGGGAATTACATCCTTTACTACTACTCCACTTCGGATTTCTGCTCTATTTGGGTGTATTGTCTCTTTTTGTGCCTTTATTTACATGATTTGGATTATCGCAAAGACGATGCTTTTTGGGGAACCTGTAGCGGGTTATCCTTCTTTAATGACAGTAATCTTATTTTTAGGAGGTATTCAACTCATTTCATTAGGTATTTTAGGAGAATATATTGGCAGGATTTTTAATGAAACGAAAAACCGGCCACTTTATTTTGTTGATGAATATAACAATGTTAAAATAAACAACTTCGATACCAATAAACTTCAGGCAGTTAGTAAGGAATGA
- a CDS encoding DUF6056 family protein, which translates to MYIFQRSKLSLIILLFIILYGVHLAVAPYPGDDFFYKTASQNYSILEWIQFRYFEWSGRIIPDILSYYLLDGKVWVWRLINPFIILLLAYSIIRIIKGHVSTTYLVLAILTLGYIHQGVLSSGFFWVTGSLNYLWPIALGLFAMIPLADKVFRDKKNSDARLPFIIFILCGFLASISNEQVALCISCFSIAAHICLFFQHKHQETKLFIFTGIMVIGTIILLIAPGNQVRMESEIASWYPEFNDLSFLKHLYVGVVWFFDKMFNEMRILVFTLAAITVTGYLLDSELRKLWLSKFFALLFAIVLSALLLGNEMNLFYNFSKINSINITPNVTYLWEVKYSLIIALIPYLFWSAFSLILIILVVRKSENRFFILLCFLGLIASIAVMFFSPTIYASGRRVLTVGSVLFSLIIIYFLIKHKMLDNKLGLWVYSIIPIINLISMTAKWLAWGFKPFL; encoded by the coding sequence TTGTACATATTTCAACGTTCTAAGCTATCATTAATAATCTTATTGTTTATAATTTTATATGGAGTTCATCTCGCAGTGGCACCTTATCCTGGTGATGATTTTTTTTATAAAACAGCGTCTCAAAATTATTCTATTTTAGAATGGATACAATTTAGATATTTTGAATGGTCAGGCCGCATTATACCAGATATCCTTTCCTATTATTTACTGGATGGAAAAGTATGGGTTTGGCGTCTAATAAATCCGTTTATTATTTTATTATTAGCCTATTCAATCATTCGTATTATAAAAGGGCATGTAAGTACTACATATCTCGTATTGGCAATCTTAACCTTGGGCTATATACACCAAGGCGTTTTAAGTTCTGGATTTTTCTGGGTCACCGGTTCTTTAAATTACTTATGGCCCATAGCTTTGGGTCTGTTCGCCATGATACCTTTAGCAGATAAAGTTTTTAGGGATAAAAAAAATTCAGATGCTCGGCTTCCATTTATTATTTTTATATTATGTGGTTTCTTAGCTTCTATCAGTAATGAACAGGTTGCTTTATGTATTTCATGTTTTTCAATAGCAGCTCACATATGTCTTTTTTTCCAACATAAACATCAAGAAACAAAATTATTTATCTTCACTGGCATAATGGTGATTGGAACCATTATTTTATTGATTGCTCCAGGTAATCAAGTACGAATGGAAAGTGAAATCGCCAGCTGGTATCCGGAATTTAACGACTTATCTTTTCTGAAACATCTTTATGTTGGCGTAGTGTGGTTTTTCGATAAGATGTTTAATGAAATGAGGATACTAGTTTTTACCTTAGCTGCCATAACGGTTACCGGCTATCTGCTGGATAGTGAGTTACGTAAATTATGGCTATCTAAATTTTTCGCCTTACTCTTTGCAATCGTTTTGAGTGCACTACTTTTAGGTAATGAGATGAATTTGTTTTATAATTTCAGTAAAATTAACAGCATTAATATTACCCCCAATGTCACTTATTTATGGGAAGTTAAATATTCACTTATTATTGCACTGATTCCATACCTATTTTGGTCGGCATTTAGCTTAATACTAATTATTTTAGTAGTGAGAAAAAGCGAAAATAGATTCTTTATCCTACTTTGTTTCCTGGGATTAATCGCATCAATAGCAGTAATGTTTTTTTCGCCTACTATTTATGCCTCTGGCAGAAGAGTACTTACAGTAGGTTCAGTATTGTTTTCCTTGATCATTATCTATTTCCTAATTAAACATAAAATGCTTGATAATAAGCTAGGATTATGGGTTTATTCCATTATACCGATTATTAATTTAATATCGATGACTGCTAAATGGTTAGCGTGGGGATTCAAACCATTTCTGTAA
- a CDS encoding glycosyltransferase family 2 protein encodes MIAFVILNYNTWEMTLRCVESIFETCKQNYTIYIVDNGSTNDSYYQIEKEYRGNEKVVVIKSENLGYARGNNNGIRQAIKDGYDIITVTNNDVIFLEDSINRMYSFLESNENTAVTAPYILSPEGVLHNLPSLKKVSNRDYLLHHTRLEKFLSKESKRQYDKQYNLTSNAIGNDPISIYKFSGCCFMAKREMLEEVGLFDEHTFLYFEEDILCQKMMNLGYQACFLPDSKIVHHHGLTTGKDNLFVDTEMLKSEMYFLSRYNKMSSFGMWIVYSDRALTSLIKIIKKRYHQASLKDYMVFLKTTWKHFIKYSRSEKNVI; translated from the coding sequence ATGATAGCCTTTGTTATTTTGAATTATAATACGTGGGAAATGACATTACGTTGTGTAGAGTCAATTTTTGAAACATGCAAACAAAATTACACCATTTATATAGTAGACAACGGTTCAACCAATGACTCCTATTATCAAATTGAAAAAGAATATCGAGGTAATGAGAAAGTCGTTGTGATTAAATCTGAAAATTTAGGATATGCAAGAGGCAATAATAATGGGATTAGACAGGCTATAAAAGATGGCTATGACATCATTACTGTTACGAATAATGATGTTATTTTTTTAGAGGATAGTATCAATCGTATGTATTCATTTCTTGAAAGTAATGAGAATACTGCTGTCACTGCTCCTTATATTTTGTCACCAGAAGGAGTATTACATAATTTACCTTCATTAAAAAAAGTTAGCAACAGGGATTATCTGCTCCATCATACAAGACTAGAAAAGTTTTTATCTAAAGAGAGTAAGAGACAATATGACAAGCAATACAATTTAACGAGTAATGCTATAGGGAATGATCCGATATCTATCTATAAATTTTCTGGCTGCTGTTTTATGGCAAAACGTGAAATGTTAGAGGAAGTAGGATTATTCGATGAACATACTTTCTTATATTTTGAAGAAGATATTCTTTGTCAAAAAATGATGAATTTAGGCTATCAAGCCTGCTTCCTGCCTGATTCAAAAATCGTCCATCATCATGGTTTAACAACGGGTAAAGATAATTTATTTGTTGACACCGAAATGTTAAAAAGTGAGATGTATTTTCTTTCAAGATATAACAAGATGAGCTCGTTTGGCATGTGGATTGTCTATAGTGACCGTGCACTCACATCTTTAATAAAAATAATTAAAAAACGGTACCATCAGGCTTCTCTTAAAGATTATATGGTTTTTTTGAAGACAACGTGGAAACATTTTATTAAATACTCTAGAAGTGAAAAGAATGTAATATAG
- a CDS encoding oligosaccharide flippase family protein — MGKLISNYLYTVIYQLLLLVTPFILTPYISRVLKPEGIGTDAYVLSIVQLFLVFAILSIPMYGSRQIATKQALEERSKEFWSIYFIQLFISMITLVVYLLFALTANEYKSLFFIHIFTLVATTIDVSWYFIGKEQIKSVTTRNILVRLVSIVLVFTLVKDIDDLSYYITINAVTLFVGQLIMWIPLLKEITFKRIAYRDIKVHFWPIIGLFLPQIMIQVYTLVNRIVLGRVSGEVEVGYYNQADKVVRIALGFITSLGSVLLPRMAHEFSQGNTESMKKYIKYALQFVLLITLPMTLGLMGIAPNFVSWFLGNEFNAVINLLIIMSPVIFFVGLANIFGIQILVSTNQQNKYAIAITIGAILSLITNFLFVSHLASTAATVALLVAEAVGAIIQMYFARKYFEFKNFAGMFIKYFVLSLLVFFSVSAVDKFINISPLLVTFIQIFIGVSVYLIGLIVIKDSLIVTIINTVKRKMLPK, encoded by the coding sequence ATGGGTAAACTTATTTCGAATTACTTATATACGGTAATCTATCAACTTTTATTATTAGTGACTCCATTTATCCTGACACCATACATCTCTCGAGTACTAAAACCTGAAGGGATCGGTACGGATGCCTATGTATTATCTATCGTTCAACTTTTCTTAGTTTTTGCCATTTTAAGCATTCCAATGTATGGAAGCAGACAAATTGCTACAAAGCAAGCATTGGAAGAGCGATCAAAAGAATTCTGGTCCATATATTTCATACAACTTTTCATTTCCATGATAACTTTAGTGGTCTATCTGTTATTTGCTTTAACTGCCAACGAATATAAATCACTATTTTTCATTCATATCTTCACATTGGTTGCCACCACTATAGATGTATCTTGGTATTTTATTGGGAAAGAGCAAATTAAGAGCGTAACAACACGAAATATACTAGTAAGATTGGTCAGCATCGTATTGGTTTTTACTCTTGTAAAAGATATTGATGATTTATCTTATTATATAACGATCAATGCCGTTACCCTTTTCGTAGGCCAATTAATTATGTGGATTCCTTTATTAAAAGAAATTACTTTTAAAAGAATTGCTTATCGTGATATAAAAGTACATTTTTGGCCAATCATTGGCTTGTTTTTACCCCAAATAATGATACAAGTATATACTCTTGTTAATAGAATCGTATTAGGACGCGTCTCCGGGGAAGTTGAAGTTGGTTATTACAATCAAGCGGATAAAGTCGTACGAATTGCTTTAGGATTTATTACCTCACTAGGTTCTGTTTTACTTCCAAGAATGGCACATGAATTTTCTCAAGGGAATACTGAATCCATGAAAAAATACATTAAATATGCCCTTCAATTTGTATTATTGATTACACTGCCAATGACCTTAGGATTAATGGGAATCGCTCCTAACTTTGTATCATGGTTCTTAGGTAATGAATTTAATGCAGTAATTAATTTGTTAATTATTATGAGTCCAGTAATATTTTTCGTAGGATTAGCTAATATATTTGGAATTCAAATTTTGGTTTCAACGAACCAGCAAAATAAATATGCTATCGCCATTACAATTGGTGCAATACTAAGTTTAATTACAAATTTCTTATTTGTATCGCATCTTGCAAGTACAGCTGCTACCGTAGCTCTGTTAGTGGCAGAAGCTGTAGGAGCCATTATTCAAATGTATTTCGCAAGAAAGTATTTTGAATTTAAAAACTTTGCAGGAATGTTTATAAAGTATTTCGTCTTAAGTTTACTTGTTTTCTTTTCAGTGAGTGCTGTTGATAAATTTATCAATATAAGCCCGCTGCTGGTGACTTTTATTCAAATATTCATTGGAGTTAGCGTTTACTTGATTGGGTTGATAGTGATTAAAGATTCACTTATTGTTACAATCATCAATACGGTCAAGAGGAAAATGTTACCCAAATGA
- a CDS encoding peptide ABC transporter substrate-binding protein produces MKKNLLLILSMLLILSMFLSMAYVKLFGKNINAVEEEVSGSVSQHLKINIGREPLTLHPGLANDSVSESVVLQLFEGLTRTELWGQTVNAAASFVKISDDQKTYTFTIREAKWSNGDPVIAKDFEYAWKWALDPKNKSANAYQLYYIEGAKEFNEGKGSIENVGVRAIDEKTLEVTLVNPIPNFYNIVSLGAYFPINSKIAEKNPDWANEVSNQYTSNGSFQLSEWSHDDKIVLEKNKSYWDANMVKLEKISMHMVNDPAKELSLYENGDLDLISSPIESMMIEDELFYTQSIAGTYSFKLNTKTEPFTNENIRKAFALAINRQEIVDNMKNQEIYPAMAAVHPAIFSENKKGYFQDNDIKKAQEYLQKGLEELGYQGASELPTITLSITTNETDVGIAESIQKMWTENLGVKVTLERSDWNIQNEEIRTFDYEVALIKSLSSYREPVNVLELFSHANTSTNGVGWQNEEFENLLMQSKLETDTNKRLELLKKAEELLVDAMPIIPIYFFTDEVIQSKKVNSVAFPYPGQIQLKWASLE; encoded by the coding sequence ATGAAAAAAAATTTACTACTCATCTTAAGCATGCTGCTCATTTTAAGTATGTTCCTTAGCATGGCATACGTAAAACTATTTGGCAAGAACATAAATGCTGTCGAGGAAGAGGTAAGTGGAAGTGTATCACAGCATCTTAAAATAAATATCGGCAGAGAACCACTGACGTTACATCCTGGTCTTGCAAATGATTCAGTTTCAGAATCAGTTGTTTTACAATTATTTGAGGGTTTAACGCGAACAGAATTATGGGGCCAGACGGTAAATGCTGCGGCCTCCTTCGTAAAAATATCAGATGATCAAAAAACATATACATTTACCATTCGGGAAGCTAAATGGTCAAATGGCGACCCAGTCATTGCCAAGGATTTTGAATATGCATGGAAATGGGCTTTGGACCCTAAAAATAAGTCGGCCAATGCTTACCAACTTTATTATATCGAAGGTGCAAAAGAATTTAATGAGGGTAAAGGCAGTATAGAAAATGTAGGGGTAAGGGCTATTGATGAGAAAACATTAGAAGTGACACTTGTCAACCCAATTCCTAATTTTTATAATATCGTATCATTAGGGGCATACTTCCCAATTAACAGTAAAATAGCTGAAAAAAATCCTGACTGGGCAAATGAGGTTAGTAATCAATATACATCAAATGGATCTTTCCAATTAAGTGAATGGTCGCATGATGATAAAATTGTCCTTGAAAAAAATAAAAGTTACTGGGACGCAAATATGGTGAAATTAGAGAAAATTTCCATGCATATGGTCAATGATCCAGCAAAAGAACTATCTTTATATGAAAACGGTGATTTGGATTTGATCAGTTCACCTATTGAGTCGATGATGATTGAGGATGAATTATTTTATACTCAATCCATTGCAGGTACGTACTCATTTAAATTAAATACAAAAACGGAACCGTTTACGAACGAAAATATCCGAAAAGCCTTTGCGTTAGCGATTAACCGTCAAGAAATCGTTGATAATATGAAGAATCAGGAAATCTATCCAGCTATGGCTGCTGTACATCCAGCGATTTTTTCTGAAAATAAAAAAGGGTATTTTCAAGATAATGATATAAAAAAGGCACAGGAATATTTACAAAAAGGATTAGAAGAGCTGGGCTATCAAGGGGCCTCAGAACTGCCCACGATTACTCTGTCTATTACCACGAATGAAACGGATGTGGGAATTGCTGAATCTATTCAAAAGATGTGGACAGAAAACTTAGGTGTTAAGGTGACGCTTGAACGTTCAGATTGGAATATCCAAAATGAAGAAATTCGAACCTTTGATTATGAAGTTGCTCTCATAAAATCGTTGAGCTCTTATAGAGAGCCGGTTAACGTGCTTGAATTATTTAGTCATGCAAATACTAGTACCAATGGGGTTGGATGGCAAAATGAAGAGTTTGAAAATTTATTGATGCAATCCAAGTTAGAGACGGATACAAACAAACGCCTGGAATTATTAAAGAAGGCAGAAGAACTGTTGGTAGACGCAATGCCAATTATTCCAATTTACTTTTTTACTGATGAAGTAATCCAAAGCAAAAAGGTAAATAGTGTGGCTTTTCCTTACCCAGGTCAAATTCAACTTAAATGGGCCTCTTTAGAATAA